From a region of the Lepeophtheirus salmonis unplaced genomic scaffold, UVic_Lsal_1.4 unplaced_contig_12265_pilon, whole genome shotgun sequence genome:
- the LOC121128425 gene encoding uncharacterized protein, with amino-acid sequence MNCLIIVALVLAGISISESSTLSRTSVPIKKPFSTLYEGPWLERKEKRSNVKKYLMLYGVPGQDAQAYARGPITMECIRVTEEGYKITGIQPNGGAYNTTITWNKEVKRPYQSLGQDY; translated from the exons ATGAATTGTTTGATCATTGTAGCTCTTGTTCTGGCTGGAATATCGATTTCCGAGTCTTCCACGCTTTCCAGGACTTCCGTCCCAATAAA GAAACCATTTTCAACTTTATATGAAGGACCTTGGcttgaaaggaaggaaaaacgaagtaatgttaaaaaatacttaatgttGTACGGTGTGCCCGGTCAAGATGCCCAAGCATATGCAAGAGGTCCAATTACGATGGAATGTATTCGAGTGACGGAAGAGGGTTACAAAATCACAGGAATAC aGCCCAATGGTGGTGCCTATAATACAACTATAACATGGAATAAGGAAGTAAAAAGACCATATCAATCTCTAGGACAGGATTATTAA